One Myxococcus xanthus DNA segment encodes these proteins:
- a CDS encoding tetratricopeptide repeat protein: protein MIRLPLLALLLSGFTLLVPVVASAQLEAPTRLPEVDPGPMEPDLRDESMDPVDDAAYAEDVPEEDVPAAEDASTEDADGAPRGPVRNVRAAESVPANGRTPAAASPPPVAEPTVITPRPVTLSPVLAPRVTDADLEALWNRWRQARATNDRDAAAASLKELRTLRVELAATDLEPLSVGFLREAAVRRRAGDMAGAVRLAEVAVELSPGLPYARFELAELYALEKPGDVSRTLGQVRQALATLAQDARYRRPALADLGALVLLAWGATAVLLMGLFFLRKLRYALHDFHHLLPRVVSRWQSLVLGLLLLSLPWVLGLGVLPALLVMLATVSLYLSRTERIVAAVLVAGVGLFPLAAGQLARVTAFAGTPAEDVYLLERGGLSAEEARARVLARMESRSATFAEVLSLAYFESRRGLLEEARTHFKAASALKSSDARLLTRFGNTLVALGDAEGAALLYVQASQSAPDLAAPHYNLAQVVRRRAKTLPDSEVGKELDRAATAMASAQALDGTLLVRDPPPEDRLLLNLLLLAPQLAESDWLPLADGTGAGRQVETQVSRWLLPGLPPGPMASAGAAALAVLLALWGFLGDRLKAAKVCERCGRAVCVRCDPELGIGSKQCGQCVNVFSRRGLVPQQLRARKQLQVDRHQAWTGRVAYSLGAVLAGAGHVASGVPVRGALYAFGFLFALAAVLLHQGLVRGPYGEAPLYLKLAPAALLLLGVHLLSLRGLRRLRRGE, encoded by the coding sequence ATGATCCGCCTGCCGCTTCTTGCCCTCCTTCTCAGTGGCTTCACGCTTCTGGTGCCCGTCGTGGCGTCCGCGCAGCTGGAAGCCCCCACGCGCCTTCCCGAGGTGGATCCGGGCCCCATGGAGCCCGACCTGCGGGATGAGTCCATGGATCCGGTGGATGACGCCGCCTACGCGGAGGACGTGCCGGAAGAAGACGTCCCCGCCGCGGAGGATGCCTCCACCGAGGACGCCGACGGCGCGCCCAGGGGGCCCGTGCGCAATGTCAGGGCCGCCGAATCGGTCCCCGCCAATGGCCGGACTCCCGCGGCGGCCAGTCCTCCGCCGGTCGCTGAACCCACGGTCATCACCCCCAGGCCGGTGACGCTGAGTCCGGTGCTGGCGCCGCGGGTGACGGATGCGGACCTGGAGGCCCTCTGGAACCGGTGGCGGCAGGCCCGCGCGACGAATGATCGAGACGCCGCGGCGGCGTCCCTCAAGGAACTGCGGACATTGCGCGTCGAGCTGGCCGCCACGGACCTGGAGCCCCTGAGCGTGGGCTTCCTCCGCGAAGCGGCCGTGCGTCGCCGCGCGGGGGACATGGCCGGCGCGGTGCGGTTGGCGGAGGTGGCGGTCGAGCTGTCGCCGGGGCTGCCCTACGCGCGCTTCGAGCTCGCGGAGCTCTACGCCTTGGAGAAGCCGGGCGACGTGTCCCGCACGTTGGGGCAGGTGCGGCAGGCACTGGCGACACTGGCGCAGGATGCCCGCTATCGTCGGCCCGCGTTGGCGGACCTGGGCGCCCTGGTGCTGCTGGCCTGGGGGGCCACCGCGGTGCTGCTGATGGGCTTGTTCTTCCTACGGAAGCTCCGTTACGCGCTGCATGACTTCCACCATCTGCTGCCGCGAGTCGTCTCCCGGTGGCAGTCCCTGGTCCTGGGGCTGCTGCTCTTGAGCCTGCCGTGGGTGCTGGGGCTGGGCGTGCTGCCCGCGCTGCTGGTGATGCTGGCCACCGTGTCTCTCTATCTCTCGCGCACGGAGCGGATCGTGGCGGCGGTGCTGGTGGCGGGCGTGGGGCTCTTTCCGCTGGCGGCGGGGCAACTCGCGCGTGTCACGGCGTTCGCGGGCACGCCGGCCGAGGACGTGTACCTCCTGGAGCGGGGCGGCCTGTCCGCCGAGGAGGCGCGGGCGCGCGTACTGGCGCGGATGGAGTCCCGCTCGGCGACGTTCGCGGAGGTGCTGTCGCTGGCGTACTTCGAATCCCGGCGCGGCTTGCTGGAAGAGGCGAGGACTCACTTCAAGGCCGCCTCGGCGCTGAAGAGCTCGGATGCGCGCCTGCTTACGCGCTTCGGCAACACCCTGGTCGCGCTGGGAGACGCGGAGGGTGCGGCACTGCTCTACGTGCAGGCCTCGCAGTCGGCGCCGGACCTGGCGGCTCCGCACTACAACCTGGCGCAGGTGGTCCGCCGCAGGGCGAAGACGCTGCCGGACTCGGAGGTCGGCAAGGAGCTGGATCGCGCCGCCACGGCCATGGCCTCGGCGCAGGCGCTGGATGGAACGCTGCTGGTCCGGGACCCGCCGCCGGAGGACCGGCTGCTCCTCAACCTGCTGCTGCTGGCCCCGCAACTGGCGGAATCCGACTGGCTTCCGCTCGCGGATGGCACGGGGGCGGGGCGCCAGGTGGAGACGCAGGTGTCGCGCTGGCTGCTCCCAGGGCTTCCTCCCGGGCCCATGGCCTCCGCGGGGGCCGCGGCGCTGGCGGTGCTGCTGGCCCTGTGGGGCTTCTTGGGGGACCGCTTGAAGGCGGCCAAGGTGTGTGAGCGCTGTGGCCGCGCGGTGTGCGTGCGCTGCGACCCGGAGCTGGGCATCGGCAGCAAGCAATGTGGCCAGTGCGTCAACGTCTTCTCCCGCCGGGGGCTGGTGCCGCAGCAGCTGAGGGCGCGAAAGCAGCTCCAGGTGGACCGGCATCAGGCCTGGACGGGCCGCGTGGCGTACAGCCTGGGCGCGGTGCTAGCGGGAGCGGGGCACGTGGCCTCGGGTGTGCCGGTCCGCGGCGCGCTGTATGCGTTCGGTTTCCTCTTCGCGCTGGCCGCGGTGCTCCTGCACCAGGGCCTGGTGCGAGGGCCCTACGGTGAAGCCCCCCTCTACCTCAAGCTCGCGCCCGCGGCGTTGCTGCTGCTGGGGGTCCACCTGCTGTCGTTGCGCGGTCTACGCCGTCTGCGGCGGGGGGAGTGA
- the rpsT gene encoding 30S ribosomal protein S20: MANTKSAEKRHRQSLKRRARNVTVRGEVKTAVKSAREALGSKDGAKMTDAIKSAAKALSKAATKGVLHKRTASRRISRLAKAATKAARAQA; the protein is encoded by the coding sequence TTGGCCAACACCAAGTCCGCAGAGAAGCGTCACCGTCAGTCCCTGAAGCGCCGTGCGCGCAACGTCACCGTGCGCGGTGAGGTGAAGACCGCCGTCAAGTCCGCCCGCGAGGCGCTCGGCAGCAAGGATGGGGCGAAGATGACGGACGCCATCAAGTCGGCCGCCAAGGCGCTGAGCAAGGCCGCCACCAAGGGCGTGCTGCACAAGCGCACCGCTTCCCGCCGCATCTCGCGTCTCGCGAAGGCCGCCACCAAGGCCGCCCGCGCGCAGGCCTAG
- the mazG gene encoding nucleoside triphosphate pyrophosphohydrolase, which yields MADTTLTPGAELERLVDIMRKLRAEGGCPWDREQDLRSLRPYLLEEAFEVLEEMDRVAYGGSWRTFCEELGDLLFQIVFHAQLASELGEFSLADVAKAIGDKLVSRHPHVFGNGQRMEGAEQVLDNWAKLKAAEKKRKTGREGSVLDGVPVAAPALMRAERLTEKASRIGFDWPDVASVRAKLTEELGELDEAIAANDRDAIEHELGDVLFSLANLARFVGAPAEDALRMAIRRFTARFQHIESALRAEGVALGDATLEHMERHWQEAKAREKALPSPTWVPRAPVTTLRLGVADLPAQRAFWDVLAPRLGWITRRAPAADQARYEDGGILIAFEAAGTPTTGLRLSLTAPSLAAVERLPGILAEIPGSRLIQHQAGRLTFQDPAGLVWEYTTSVE from the coding sequence ATGGCGGACACGACGCTGACCCCCGGGGCGGAGCTGGAGCGACTGGTCGACATCATGCGGAAGCTGCGCGCTGAAGGCGGCTGCCCGTGGGATCGCGAACAAGACCTGCGCTCGCTGCGGCCCTACCTCCTGGAAGAGGCCTTCGAGGTCTTGGAGGAGATGGACCGGGTCGCCTACGGTGGCTCCTGGCGGACCTTCTGCGAAGAGCTGGGAGACCTGCTTTTCCAGATTGTCTTCCACGCCCAGCTCGCCTCGGAGCTTGGAGAGTTCTCCCTGGCTGACGTGGCGAAGGCCATTGGCGACAAGCTGGTCAGCCGGCATCCCCATGTCTTCGGCAACGGCCAGCGAATGGAAGGCGCCGAGCAGGTCCTGGACAACTGGGCCAAGCTGAAGGCCGCGGAGAAGAAGCGCAAGACGGGCCGGGAGGGCTCGGTGCTGGACGGCGTCCCCGTCGCCGCCCCGGCGCTGATGCGCGCCGAGCGGCTCACGGAGAAGGCCAGCCGCATCGGCTTCGACTGGCCGGACGTCGCCAGCGTGCGCGCCAAGCTGACGGAGGAGTTGGGGGAGCTGGACGAGGCCATCGCCGCGAATGATCGGGATGCCATCGAGCACGAGCTGGGGGACGTGCTGTTCTCGCTCGCCAACCTCGCGCGCTTCGTCGGAGCCCCCGCCGAGGACGCGCTGCGGATGGCCATCCGCCGCTTCACCGCCCGCTTCCAGCACATCGAGTCCGCCCTCCGCGCCGAGGGTGTCGCCCTGGGGGACGCCACCCTGGAACACATGGAGCGTCACTGGCAGGAGGCCAAGGCGCGCGAAAAGGCCCTGCCATCTCCGACGTGGGTTCCGCGCGCGCCCGTCACCACGCTGAGGCTGGGCGTGGCGGATCTTCCCGCGCAGCGCGCCTTCTGGGACGTCCTGGCTCCGCGGCTGGGGTGGATCACCCGACGGGCTCCGGCGGCGGATCAGGCCCGCTATGAGGACGGGGGCATCCTGATCGCCTTCGAAGCGGCAGGGACGCCCACAACGGGCCTGCGGCTGAGCCTGACGGCCCCCTCCCTGGCGGCGGTGGAGCGACTCCCCGGCATCCTCGCGGAGATTCCGGGGAGTCGGCTGATCCAGCACCAGGCCGGCCGGCTCACCTTTCAAGATCCCGCGGGGCTGGTGTGGGAATATACGACTTCGGTAGAGTGA
- the lptE gene encoding LPS assembly lipoprotein LptE, which translates to MWVAAGCGYRLAPRGDGLPAGVTSLCAPVFLNATPEPTLETVFTRFLRQELIRVGRLGSAESCDGRMEGTVLSVANTPTTVVGKSTSPGFFFRVSARAQLRVVKDGQVLKQTEVFGSEDYVLGSGDILEAEANRQVALERLAEVLMRDGYDRLAGAW; encoded by the coding sequence ATGTGGGTAGCCGCGGGCTGTGGCTACCGCCTGGCGCCTCGCGGAGATGGTCTCCCGGCTGGCGTGACGTCCCTCTGCGCGCCCGTCTTCCTCAACGCTACGCCCGAGCCCACGCTGGAAACAGTCTTCACGCGCTTCCTACGGCAGGAGCTGATCCGCGTGGGCCGGCTGGGCAGCGCGGAGTCCTGCGACGGGCGCATGGAGGGCACGGTGCTGTCGGTGGCGAACACGCCCACGACCGTTGTCGGCAAGAGCACCAGCCCGGGCTTCTTCTTCCGCGTCTCCGCTCGGGCGCAGCTCCGCGTGGTGAAGGACGGACAGGTCCTCAAGCAGACGGAGGTTTTCGGCTCGGAGGACTATGTGCTGGGAAGCGGAGACATCCTGGAGGCGGAGGCGAACCGGCAGGTCGCGCTCGAGCGCCTCGCGGAGGTCTTGATGCGGGATGGCTACGACCGGCTCGCGGGTGCCTGGTGA